In Arthrobacter sp. PAMC25284, a single genomic region encodes these proteins:
- a CDS encoding SGNH/GDSL hydrolase family protein, whose translation MSKITGYPSARTPAQPAAPRRGTEPRMRKAPALSRLIAPMLAVGIVLSGCVLVSDAAEPGPEVTAVEQDPSRLRPGSIYRNPASGRKEVIVEDISQTAVLIGDSQSEPSFGWPRQALKALGYKVYFCGRGGTGYVASFGKTGNYMDALQRGDWKLPYGSPPLVLIEGGGNDASKGATDQQIVRNADRLIASVRQRYPAARIAIVGTLARAANDGGSRRTEVDALLGTVAQRHKVPFVSAGDWLTRYDLTGSLTDRVHLNRQGHNALGLVLAQRLRSYGLSATEPAAVPDTSPRSLHRR comes from the coding sequence GTGAGTAAGATCACTGGTTATCCATCCGCGCGCACCCCGGCGCAGCCCGCAGCACCCCGGCGCGGCACGGAGCCCCGTATGCGTAAAGCCCCGGCGCTGTCCCGCCTCATCGCACCGATGCTCGCCGTCGGCATCGTCCTGTCCGGCTGCGTGCTGGTATCCGACGCCGCAGAGCCCGGCCCGGAAGTGACGGCGGTTGAACAGGATCCGTCGCGCCTCCGGCCGGGCTCGATCTATCGGAACCCTGCCAGCGGCCGGAAGGAAGTAATTGTCGAGGACATCAGCCAGACAGCTGTCCTGATTGGCGACTCCCAGTCAGAGCCCTCCTTCGGCTGGCCGCGGCAGGCTCTCAAGGCTTTGGGCTACAAGGTTTATTTCTGCGGGCGGGGCGGAACCGGATACGTGGCGTCTTTCGGGAAGACGGGCAACTACATGGATGCGCTGCAGCGCGGTGACTGGAAACTCCCGTACGGCTCCCCTCCGCTCGTACTGATCGAAGGCGGCGGGAACGATGCCAGCAAAGGCGCAACCGACCAGCAGATTGTGCGAAACGCAGACCGCCTCATCGCCAGCGTCAGGCAACGCTACCCTGCCGCCAGGATCGCCATCGTCGGCACCCTGGCGCGCGCGGCCAACGACGGCGGCAGCCGCCGCACCGAAGTGGATGCACTCCTGGGCACCGTCGCGCAGCGGCACAAAGTACCGTTCGTCAGCGCCGGGGACTGGCTGACCCGGTATGACCTCACCGGTTCGCTGACGGACCGCGTCCATTTGAACCGGCAGGGCCACAACGCCCTCGGGCTGGTCCTCGCCCAGCGGCTGCGGTCCTATGGGCTTTCGGCGACGGAGCCCGCAGCGGTGCCAGACACGTCTCCCAGGAGCCTGCACCGCCGCTGA